The genomic segment CCATCGATGGTAATCGATGTCTCGGCAATCGATGTCGCAAGCACGATCTTGCGCTTGCCATCCTCGGTCGGCCTTATCGCGGCATCCTGCTCCTTTTGGGACAGGTTGCCATAGAGCGGGATCACGACTGTGTCAGGCCCGAATCGTCCTTCCAGTCGCTCAACCGTGCGCAAGATTTCGCCTTGCCCCGGCAGGAAGGCCAGTATCGAACCTTCCTCGGCTTTGTGGGCTTCTACAATGGCGCGCGCCACCCGGTCTTCAACGCGCTCCTGTCCTGCGCGGTCATCATGGCGAATATCGATGGGAAAGCTGCGGCCCAAACTTTTGATGACAGGCGCGCCATCCAGAAGCGCCGTCACCCGTTCCACATCGAGCGTCGCCGACATGACGAGAATCCGCAAATCGTCTCGAAGGCCGGTTTGCACGTCCAAAGCCAGGGCAAGACCGAAATCGCCATCAAGGGACCGCTCGTGAAATTCATCGAAAATCACCACAGCCACGCCCTCAAGTTCTGGATCATCCAGAACCATGCGCGCAAATACGCCTTCGGTAACAACCTCGATCCGTGTCTTGCCGGAAATGCGATTGTCAAGGCGCATCCGGTAACCCACCGTCTCGCCCACGGCCTCACCAAGCAGCGATGCCATGCGGCTCGCAGCAGCGCGTGCCGCCAGCCGTCGCGGCTCAAGCAAAATGATCTTGCCGTTTCCACGCCACGCTTGATCCAGCAGGTAGAGAGGAACGAGCGTGGTTTTACCGGCACCCGGCGGCGCAGAAAGCACGGCCCGCCTATAGCTGGACAACGCCTCGCCGATGTCTGCCAGCACATCCGTAACGGGCAGGGAAGGAGGTACGCGCTGCGATATCGTCTTCATGCCACTCATGCGCTCAGCGTTTCACCTTCAGGCTTTCATAGGCAAGAATAGCGCCCGCCAGATCCTCCAGCGCCGCACCCACCGACTTGAACAGGGTTATGTCGCTATCCTTTTCCCGACCGTTATGCCGACCCGAAACAAGATCAGACATCTCAGCGCGGATATGTTGGCGATCTATCAGACCTGAAGCCAGCGGCTGGACGATATCGCCCCCTTCTTTCAGCGCGCCTTCGAAAGTATCGACAAAGACATGAGCCCGCTGAACGGCGTTATCGTCGCTTTCGCGCATGGTGGGCTTGAATGCACCAACCAGATCGAGATGCGCTCCCGGCTTCAACCATTCTCCCTTGATCAGCGGCTCGTTGGAGAGCGTTGCGCAGGAAATGATATCGGCAACCCGCGCGCTGCCCTCCAGATCATCGGCAATCCGCGCGTCGAAGCCCAGCTTACGTGCCTCTTGCACAGTCTTTTCCGCTGCCGAAGCATTACGCCCCCACACGTGGAAAGACGTCAAAGGCCGAACAACCGCATGGGCCTGCATCAGATTGAGGGAAAGACGTCCGGTTCCGACCATCAACATGGACGCGGCATCCGCACGGGCAAGATATTTTGCAGCCAGTGCAGATGTCGCTGCCGTTCGCCGCGCCGTCAACTCGCCACCTTCTATCGCAGCCAGCATTTCGCCTGTTGTGCCGGAGGAAAGAAGGTACGTCCCGAAAATAGCAGGAAGCGACCGGACACTGTTATCGGGAAAGACCGAGAGTATCTTCACGCCCATATAGGAGCCGGGCACCCAGGCAGGCATCAACAACAGGGTCGCTGCATTCTCACCCGGCACCTCGACGTCGTGGTGGTGCCTGACGGGGACAACACAGCCGTCATGGAACATCGCCTCGATGGCGTCGATCAGTTCGGGCCAGGGCAGGGCACGGCATGTTTCTTCTTCATTGAGGACCAGCATGATAACTCCCGTCGGTTATATATGCGGGAGTCTATCAACGTGGCGCTTGCTGGTGAAGCGTCGGCGTTTGTTGCGCGAGTGAATTCGGCGTGTTTTGGGTCACCAACAGCTGTGAACGGCAAATTGTCTATAAAAATCCGATACTTACAAAATATGTCGATTTTTTTACGGGAGTGCTGTTGACTTGTTTCGTGTGTGTCCTCTATAAGTCCGCTCACTGACGAGGGCGGCGGCGCTGCTAGCGACGATGTCCTTCGTTCTGGAGAAAACCTGAGAATTGGCTTTGTTGGTTGGTTCTTGAGGATTGAAACTTTCGAGTTTTGGTTTGTTGGTTTTGACACTAATGTGTGTCTGTTTTTTGACAATTGAATATGGAAGAAAGAGAAACGTGGGCGGCGAGGCTTGCGGGACGGGTAGAGATGCCTGTCCTTTG from the Agrobacterium vaccinii genome contains:
- a CDS encoding ornithine cyclodeaminase family protein, yielding MLVLNEEETCRALPWPELIDAIEAMFHDGCVVPVRHHHDVEVPGENAATLLLMPAWVPGSYMGVKILSVFPDNSVRSLPAIFGTYLLSSGTTGEMLAAIEGGELTARRTAATSALAAKYLARADAASMLMVGTGRLSLNLMQAHAVVRPLTSFHVWGRNASAAEKTVQEARKLGFDARIADDLEGSARVADIISCATLSNEPLIKGEWLKPGAHLDLVGAFKPTMRESDDNAVQRAHVFVDTFEGALKEGGDIVQPLASGLIDRQHIRAEMSDLVSGRHNGREKDSDITLFKSVGAALEDLAGAILAYESLKVKR